From the Leucobacter denitrificans genome, one window contains:
- a CDS encoding RDD family protein, giving the protein MSQKFGELAPSEYPGERLGLPEHGQGSIGRIGRRLIALAIDWALASIPAYLLIGGEFAMWWHPIIFVVLQAVFIPTIGGSLGHRFTGMHVVPIAGGWVGIWRPLLRSLLIIIVIPPLVWDSDQRGFHDKIAGTVLIRS; this is encoded by the coding sequence ATGTCGCAAAAATTCGGTGAGCTCGCTCCAAGCGAGTATCCAGGAGAGCGGCTCGGGCTACCTGAGCACGGGCAGGGTTCCATTGGAAGAATCGGTCGCCGTCTCATAGCCCTCGCCATTGACTGGGCACTTGCTTCGATTCCTGCCTATTTACTCATCGGTGGCGAGTTTGCAATGTGGTGGCATCCGATTATTTTTGTGGTACTCCAGGCGGTGTTCATCCCAACCATTGGGGGTTCGCTCGGCCACCGTTTCACAGGTATGCACGTCGTCCCTATCGCTGGAGGTTGGGTCGGAATATGGCGACCACTGCTGCGAAGCCTCCTCATAATCATTGTCATCCCACCCTTGGTCTGGGACTCAGACCAGCGAGGCTTCCATGACAAGATCGCTGGAACGGTACTGATCCGCTCATAG
- a CDS encoding DUF4191 domain-containing protein: MAKEKQKTPKSPGRIKQMVQVYNTTRQTDRLLTPLMLLSFIGPILVAVLLAWLLPGNWFAWVLWPLTGVLAGLLVAMIVLGRRAEATAYAQIEGRPGAVGAIIQSALRRSWRGSEVPVAMTRQQDAVYRVIGRAGVVLISEGSLARTRRISQDEERKLRRAISNIPIHHLYVGPDEGAIPLPKLTRELQKLKSALNRNEIAAVYNRLSSLQASPVGIPKGIDPNRVRAPRPR; this comes from the coding sequence ATGGCGAAAGAGAAGCAAAAGACCCCGAAGTCACCGGGCCGCATCAAGCAAATGGTGCAGGTGTACAACACCACCCGTCAAACGGACCGGTTACTCACGCCTCTTATGCTTCTTTCGTTTATCGGCCCCATACTTGTTGCGGTATTGCTCGCATGGCTCCTCCCAGGCAACTGGTTCGCTTGGGTGCTTTGGCCACTCACCGGCGTGCTGGCTGGCCTGCTTGTCGCCATGATTGTGCTCGGTAGGCGAGCTGAAGCCACTGCATACGCTCAAATCGAGGGGCGCCCCGGTGCGGTCGGTGCAATTATTCAAAGTGCGCTCCGCCGCAGCTGGCGAGGTTCCGAGGTGCCCGTTGCCATGACGCGCCAGCAAGATGCGGTCTATAGGGTCATTGGTCGCGCGGGAGTCGTGCTTATTTCAGAGGGTTCTCTCGCACGCACGCGTAGAATCTCGCAAGACGAGGAACGCAAGCTGCGGCGTGCAATTTCGAATATTCCGATCCACCATCTGTACGTGGGACCCGATGAGGGTGCGATTCCACTTCCAAAATTGACACGCGAGCTACAAAAGCTCAAGTCAGCGCTCAACCGCAACGAGATCGCGGCGGTATACAACCGACTATCTTCGCTCCAGGCAAGTCCTGTCGGAATACCAAAGGGCATCGACCCGAATCGCGTTCGAGCACCCCGCCCTCGGTAA
- the sucB gene encoding 2-oxoglutarate dehydrogenase, E2 component, dihydrolipoamide succinyltransferase, which produces MSESVVLPALGESVTEGTVTRWLKQVGDTVEVDEPLLEVSTDKVDTEVPSPVAGVIEEILVQEDETAEVGAVLARIGDGSGAQSSSAPEASAPAESAAPAPEDQKPAEAAPAAPTAPATSAPATSAPATSAPAAATSGDSQDVLLPSLGESITEGTVTRWLKQVGESVEVDEPLLEVSTDKVDTEVPSPIAGVLQEVLVGEDETVEVGGVLARIGSGVTQQTEASEPPTQETPAPAEQAPPAADAAEPAPVEQAPAPAAAPEPAKPASAPAPAAAATASDSAQSDSSASGYVTPIVRKLANERGVDLSTITGTGVGGRIRKEDVIAAATATTSTAAEPAATAAKPVERVVSELRGTTQKMSRLRKIVAERAVASLQTTAQLTTTVKVDVTRVAQLRQAKKDAFLEKTGSKLSFLPFFAIAAVEALQAYPVINSTVEDDSIVYPDVENLSIAVDTERGLLTPVLRDAGSKNIAQISTEIAELADRTRNNKLTPDELSGGTFTLTNTGSRGALFDTPLVFLPQSAILGTGAVVKEPGVVSTPDGDSIGVRSYVYLALSYDHRTIDGADAARFLTQMKSRLEEGNFEADLGI; this is translated from the coding sequence ATGAGTGAATCGGTTGTCCTCCCCGCACTGGGTGAGAGCGTTACCGAAGGCACGGTCACCCGCTGGCTCAAGCAGGTTGGTGACACGGTCGAGGTTGACGAGCCGTTACTTGAGGTCTCGACCGACAAGGTCGACACGGAGGTCCCCTCGCCCGTAGCGGGCGTAATCGAAGAGATCCTCGTGCAGGAAGACGAGACCGCCGAGGTTGGCGCAGTACTTGCACGCATTGGTGACGGCAGTGGTGCTCAGTCTTCGAGCGCACCTGAAGCAAGCGCCCCCGCAGAAAGCGCTGCTCCGGCTCCAGAAGACCAAAAGCCAGCCGAGGCCGCTCCTGCTGCGCCGACAGCGCCAGCGACTTCAGCGCCAGCGACTTCAGCGCCAGCGACTTCAGCGCCAGCAGCAGCAACGAGTGGTGACTCGCAAGATGTCCTTCTCCCCTCGCTCGGTGAGTCAATCACCGAGGGCACAGTTACTCGCTGGCTCAAGCAAGTTGGAGAGTCTGTTGAAGTAGATGAACCGCTACTCGAGGTCTCGACCGACAAGGTTGACACCGAGGTGCCCTCACCTATCGCGGGTGTGCTGCAAGAAGTCTTGGTCGGCGAAGACGAGACGGTCGAGGTCGGTGGTGTACTTGCACGTATCGGCAGCGGCGTGACCCAGCAAACCGAAGCTTCTGAACCGCCTACACAGGAGACCCCCGCTCCCGCGGAGCAGGCTCCCCCCGCGGCCGATGCCGCAGAGCCAGCTCCAGTGGAACAGGCACCTGCGCCTGCCGCAGCTCCTGAGCCCGCGAAGCCAGCGTCTGCACCTGCGCCTGCTGCTGCCGCGACCGCATCTGATTCGGCTCAGTCCGACAGCAGCGCTTCGGGTTATGTCACTCCAATCGTGCGCAAACTCGCGAATGAGCGGGGTGTCGATCTCAGTACGATCACGGGAACCGGTGTTGGCGGCCGAATTCGTAAAGAAGACGTGATCGCTGCGGCGACCGCGACTACATCGACAGCTGCAGAACCAGCAGCAACTGCGGCCAAGCCAGTTGAACGCGTTGTTTCCGAACTCCGCGGAACAACTCAGAAGATGAGTCGACTCCGCAAGATTGTGGCCGAGCGTGCGGTTGCTTCATTGCAAACCACTGCACAGCTGACCACAACGGTGAAGGTCGATGTGACCCGGGTGGCACAGCTTCGCCAGGCGAAGAAAGATGCGTTCCTTGAAAAGACTGGCTCGAAGCTTTCCTTCCTGCCATTCTTCGCGATTGCAGCGGTTGAAGCGCTTCAGGCTTACCCTGTGATTAACTCGACGGTCGAAGATGATTCGATCGTCTACCCTGACGTCGAGAACCTGAGCATTGCTGTGGACACTGAGCGCGGTCTGCTCACCCCTGTACTTCGCGACGCCGGATCGAAGAATATCGCTCAGATCTCGACGGAGATTGCTGAGCTGGCCGACAGAACGCGGAATAACAAGCTCACCCCAGATGAGCTCAGCGGTGGAACGTTTACGCTCACGAACACCGGCTCCCGCGGCGCCCTGTTCGACACCCCGCTCGTTTTCCTTCCGCAGTCCGCAATCCTCGGAACGGGTGCGGTAGTCAAGGAGCCTGGTGTTGTTTCTACTCCTGATGGAGATTCGATTGGAGTGCGGTCATACGTGTACTTGGCGCTCTCCTACGATCACCGCACGATTGATGGAGCAGATGCAGCCCGCTTCCTGACGCAAATGAAGTCACGCCTTGAAGAGGGCAATTTTGAAGCGGATCTAGGTATCTAG
- the lpdA gene encoding dihydrolipoyl dehydrogenase, whose amino-acid sequence MAEHQFDIVVLGGGSAGYATAIRATQLGMTAAIVEKDKLGGTCLHRGCVPTKALLHSAEIADVAREGSVYGVNSSVESIDITAVNSFREKLIAGKFKGLQGLLKANGITVFAGEGRLSAANTVTVGEDTLVGKNVVLASGSYSRSLPGLEISGRVITSEHALELDEIPEKVLVLGGGVIGVEFASVWRSFGSEVTIIEGLPHLVPNEEESVSKQLERAFKKRGIGFKLGVRFQGVTQDDSSVTVTLEDGTELSADYLLVAVGRGPATQGLGYEEVGIEMDRGFVLTNERLATNVAGVYAVGDIVPGLQLAHRGYQQGIFVAEEIAGLSPVIVEDVNIPKVTYCDPEIASVGLTESKAAEKFGAENVTSYEYNLAGNAKSSILGTAGSVKAVRVNNGPVVGVHMIGARVGELVGEAQLIVNWEASPEDVAPFVHGHPTQNETIGEAMLKLAGKPLHAI is encoded by the coding sequence TTGGCCGAGCACCAGTTTGACATCGTAGTTTTGGGCGGCGGCAGCGCCGGATATGCAACAGCAATCCGAGCGACGCAGCTCGGGATGACCGCAGCAATCGTTGAAAAGGACAAGCTTGGCGGAACTTGCCTCCACCGGGGTTGTGTTCCCACGAAGGCACTCTTGCACTCGGCTGAGATTGCTGATGTCGCACGCGAGGGGTCCGTGTACGGTGTGAACTCCTCGGTTGAGAGCATCGACATCACCGCTGTCAACAGCTTCCGTGAAAAGCTCATCGCCGGTAAGTTCAAGGGACTCCAGGGACTACTCAAGGCAAATGGCATCACTGTATTCGCAGGTGAAGGCCGCCTCTCAGCAGCCAACACTGTCACAGTGGGCGAAGACACACTTGTGGGTAAGAACGTGGTGCTTGCCTCTGGCTCGTATTCACGGTCGCTCCCAGGGCTCGAGATCTCAGGTCGTGTGATCACCAGTGAACACGCTCTCGAACTTGACGAGATTCCTGAGAAGGTCCTCGTACTCGGCGGCGGTGTTATCGGTGTTGAGTTTGCGAGCGTTTGGCGGTCCTTTGGTTCAGAGGTCACCATCATTGAGGGACTCCCCCATCTCGTTCCAAACGAAGAAGAGTCGGTGTCGAAGCAGCTTGAGCGCGCTTTTAAGAAGCGTGGAATCGGCTTCAAGCTTGGCGTACGCTTCCAAGGCGTTACCCAAGATGACTCGAGCGTCACCGTGACACTCGAAGATGGAACCGAGCTCTCCGCTGACTACCTGCTCGTCGCTGTCGGTCGTGGCCCAGCTACGCAGGGTCTCGGCTACGAAGAAGTTGGCATCGAGATGGATCGTGGATTCGTGCTCACCAACGAGCGACTCGCCACAAACGTCGCGGGTGTCTACGCAGTTGGCGATATTGTTCCCGGTCTGCAGCTTGCGCACCGCGGCTACCAGCAGGGCATCTTCGTAGCTGAGGAGATTGCAGGCCTTTCTCCTGTCATCGTTGAAGACGTGAACATTCCTAAGGTCACCTACTGTGATCCTGAGATTGCATCGGTGGGCCTCACCGAGTCGAAGGCAGCAGAGAAGTTCGGCGCCGAAAACGTGACTTCATACGAGTACAACCTCGCAGGCAACGCAAAGAGTTCGATCCTCGGTACCGCAGGAAGCGTCAAGGCAGTCCGGGTTAACAATGGCCCCGTAGTTGGGGTGCACATGATCGGTGCACGCGTGGGTGAGCTCGTTGGTGAAGCTCAGCTCATCGTGAATTGGGAGGCTTCACCTGAAGACGTTGCTCCGTTTGTACACGGGCACCCAACCCAGAATGAGACGATCGGTGAAGCGATGTTGAAGCTCGCCGGAAAGCCACTGCACGCGATCTAG
- a CDS encoding PAC2 family protein, with the protein MTESLFSAVHAERRGSVPKGIPLVVVLSGASDAGGAISQLEEYMWERTGPEEIIRFDADQLLDYRSRRPLITFNEDHFIDYSPEELTLSLARDELDAPFLLLSGFEPDFRWEAFVDAVLLLAHEFEVSVTTWMQAIPMPVPHTRGVVSTVSGSRDDLIERSIWQPKTRLSASVVHLLEYRLHGVGEEVVGYAHLVPHYLSNNEYPEVLCAELDGIMAATGLLFATDDMRERAQAFRLQVDRQIADNDESREMLENLERRFDMYMEQQDERSSLLGEDQAMPTADQLASELERFLAERQQGPEQTDGPGVQ; encoded by the coding sequence GTGACCGAATCATTATTCTCAGCTGTGCACGCAGAGCGCAGGGGGAGTGTTCCGAAGGGCATTCCTCTCGTTGTCGTGCTTTCGGGGGCAAGTGATGCCGGTGGTGCAATCTCGCAACTCGAAGAATATATGTGGGAGCGCACAGGGCCCGAGGAGATTATTCGCTTTGATGCCGACCAGTTGTTGGACTATCGCTCCCGCAGGCCATTGATTACGTTCAACGAAGACCATTTCATCGACTACAGTCCTGAAGAGCTCACCCTCAGTCTCGCTCGAGACGAGCTCGACGCGCCGTTCCTTTTACTTTCCGGTTTCGAACCCGACTTCCGGTGGGAAGCGTTCGTCGACGCAGTGCTATTACTCGCACACGAGTTTGAGGTTTCCGTAACTACCTGGATGCAGGCCATACCTATGCCAGTGCCACACACCCGCGGTGTGGTGAGCACGGTGAGTGGATCGCGTGACGATCTTATTGAGCGATCAATATGGCAGCCCAAGACCAGGCTCTCAGCGAGTGTGGTCCATCTTCTTGAATACCGACTTCACGGCGTGGGCGAAGAGGTCGTGGGATACGCGCACCTTGTTCCGCACTACCTCTCGAACAATGAGTATCCAGAGGTTCTGTGTGCTGAGCTCGATGGAATCATGGCAGCGACAGGGTTGCTCTTCGCCACAGACGATATGCGTGAGAGAGCACAAGCGTTCCGCCTCCAAGTAGATCGGCAGATTGCAGATAATGATGAGTCTCGAGAAATGCTCGAGAACCTTGAGCGCCGTTTCGATATGTATATGGAACAGCAAGATGAGCGCAGTTCACTGCTCGGCGAAGACCAGGCTATGCCTACCGCGGATCAGCTCGCGAGCGAGCTAGAACGCTTCTTGGCAGAGCGTCAACAGGGCCCTGAACAGACCGATGGGCCAGGCGTGCAATAA
- a CDS encoding RNA polymerase sigma factor encodes MAATTTSKNRSAKTADSEEQTEAEKKPVKKAAATAKKAAASKPAKKKDTAKKSTRAKKTDDLIDEESEEVVTQETEAPEEEQTTPEHSEPLPTGAIVLKAGDEEDVPTVTTAIPGATADPVKDYLKQIGKVALLNAAEEVELAMRIEAGLFAEEKLATETGLPKKLERELKWVARDGQRAKSHLLGANLRLVVSLAKRYTGRGMQFLDLIQEGNLGLIRAVEKFDYTKGFKFSTYATWWIRQAITRAMADQARTIRIPVHMVEVINKLARVQRQMLQDLGREPTPEELSRELDMTTEKVIEVQKYGREPISLHTPLGEDGDSEFGDLIEDTEAVVPADAVGFTMLQQQLEQLLDSLSDREAGVIKMRFGLGDGMPKTLDQIGDTFGVTRERIRQIESKTMAKLRHPSRSQQLRDYLE; translated from the coding sequence GTGGCAGCAACGACAACTAGCAAGAATCGCTCGGCGAAGACCGCCGATAGCGAGGAACAGACCGAAGCCGAAAAGAAGCCAGTGAAGAAGGCTGCGGCTACGGCTAAGAAGGCGGCAGCGTCAAAGCCCGCCAAGAAGAAGGACACTGCAAAAAAGTCCACCCGCGCGAAGAAGACTGACGACCTTATTGACGAAGAGTCAGAAGAGGTAGTTACGCAGGAAACCGAGGCTCCTGAAGAGGAACAAACAACACCGGAGCATTCAGAGCCACTTCCAACGGGTGCGATCGTCCTCAAAGCCGGCGATGAGGAAGACGTTCCTACCGTTACTACGGCTATCCCGGGTGCAACTGCCGACCCGGTGAAGGATTATCTCAAGCAAATCGGCAAGGTCGCTCTGTTGAATGCGGCTGAAGAGGTCGAACTCGCCATGCGGATCGAGGCCGGCCTTTTCGCTGAAGAGAAGCTTGCTACCGAGACTGGCCTTCCGAAGAAACTTGAACGCGAACTCAAATGGGTTGCTCGTGATGGGCAGCGGGCCAAGAGCCACCTGCTCGGCGCAAACCTCCGTCTTGTAGTTTCGCTCGCAAAGCGTTACACAGGTCGTGGTATGCAATTCCTGGATCTTATTCAGGAAGGTAACCTTGGCCTGATTCGTGCGGTCGAGAAGTTTGATTACACTAAGGGATTCAAGTTCTCGACATACGCGACATGGTGGATCCGTCAGGCGATTACTCGTGCAATGGCAGACCAGGCGCGTACGATCCGTATTCCCGTGCACATGGTTGAGGTCATCAACAAGCTTGCACGTGTGCAGCGGCAGATGCTCCAGGATCTGGGCCGCGAACCGACTCCAGAAGAGCTGAGCCGCGAGCTCGACATGACCACTGAAAAGGTCATCGAGGTACAGAAGTATGGCCGCGAGCCTATTTCACTGCATACCCCACTGGGTGAAGACGGTGACAGCGAGTTCGGCGACCTCATCGAGGATACAGAGGCAGTCGTTCCTGCAGATGCTGTTGGGTTCACAATGCTGCAGCAGCAGCTCGAACAACTGCTCGATTCGCTTTCCGACCGTGAGGCCGGCGTCATCAAGATGCGTTTTGGGCTCGGAGACGGCATGCCAAAGACACTCGATCAGATTGGCGACACATTCGGTGTAACACGCGAGCGAATTCGCCAGATTGAATCGAAGACGATGGCGAAGCTTCGCCATCCATCACGTAGCCAGCAACTGCGCGACTACCTCGAGTAA
- a CDS encoding DUF7455 domain-containing protein: MSTLEQTAEATEVNEANRPMSALDRCDSCGAQAYVRAELSGSELLFCAHHAKKHEPKLRPIADSWYDESHKLNA, encoded by the coding sequence ATGAGCACATTAGAGCAAACCGCTGAAGCGACGGAAGTGAACGAAGCAAACCGTCCAATGAGCGCACTCGACCGTTGCGACAGCTGTGGGGCGCAAGCTTACGTACGCGCTGAACTGAGCGGGAGTGAATTGCTCTTCTGCGCTCACCACGCAAAGAAGCATGAACCGAAGCTTCGTCCAATTGCAGATAGCTGGTACGACGAGAGCCACAAGTTGAATGCATAA
- a CDS encoding DNA gyrase/topoisomerase IV subunit B, whose product MADSSYSARHLTVLEGLEAVRKRPGMYIGTTDSRGLMHCLWEIIDNSVDEALAGYGTNIRITLHEDNSVTVADDGRGVPVDIEPRSGLSGVELVFTKLHAGGKFGGGGYASSGGLHGVGASVVNALSSRLDVEVDRDGKTWGMSFRHGEPGVFSGDGPDSPFTPFEQSSELRVVGKVKKGLSGTRVRYWADPQIFLPTARFEPESLIARARQTAFLVPGLGIEIRDERPESLDESGEAPIHSFNYEGGLAEFVNFLSSDSPITDTWRVTDSGKFTETVPVIDESTGHLVSREVERECEVDIALRWGTGYETEIQSFVNIIATPKGGTHLAGFEQGLTKFFRKQIEQNSRKLKAGSDRPDKDDILTGLTAIVTVRVPEPQFEGQTKEVLGTAAVRQIVSKAVTSALNAKFESAKKHDKLQTGALLEKMVSEMKSRIAMRAQRDTARRKSTLENSSLPAKLIDCRSKDVANSELFIVEGDSALGTARPARDSEYQALLPIRGKILNVQKASLAEMLSNTECGAIIKVIGAGSGRDFDLELARYGKVILMSDADVDGAHIRTLLLTLFFRYMRPMLEAGRVYAAVPPLHRVVVQNAGRKPNDIIYTYSERELQEVLKNLHKRGKKYVEPIQRYKGLGEMDADQLAETTMDREHRTLRRVRLEDAHAASQVFELLMGNEVAPRKEFIIENADDLDRERIDA is encoded by the coding sequence GTGGCAGATTCGAGCTATTCGGCCAGACACCTCACTGTTCTTGAGGGCCTAGAGGCGGTTCGCAAGCGACCGGGAATGTATATCGGCACGACGGACTCGCGTGGTCTCATGCACTGCTTGTGGGAGATCATCGACAACTCGGTTGATGAGGCCCTCGCAGGCTACGGCACCAATATCCGTATTACCTTGCACGAGGACAACAGCGTGACGGTCGCAGATGATGGTCGCGGCGTGCCGGTAGATATCGAACCTCGAAGCGGTCTAAGTGGTGTAGAGCTTGTATTTACAAAGTTGCATGCCGGCGGCAAATTTGGTGGGGGCGGTTACGCATCCTCCGGCGGTCTGCACGGCGTGGGAGCCTCCGTAGTGAATGCTCTGTCTTCAAGGCTCGATGTTGAGGTAGACCGCGATGGAAAGACATGGGGCATGTCATTCCGGCACGGCGAACCAGGGGTGTTTTCGGGGGACGGGCCAGACAGCCCATTTACGCCGTTCGAGCAGTCCTCTGAACTCCGTGTTGTAGGCAAAGTTAAGAAAGGTCTGAGCGGGACTCGCGTCCGATACTGGGCTGATCCTCAGATTTTTCTTCCTACCGCAAGGTTTGAACCTGAGTCGCTGATTGCCCGCGCTCGACAAACTGCCTTTCTCGTGCCAGGTCTTGGTATCGAGATTCGTGACGAGCGACCAGAGTCATTAGATGAGTCAGGCGAAGCTCCGATCCACAGCTTCAATTACGAAGGTGGGCTCGCTGAGTTCGTGAACTTTCTTTCATCCGATTCACCGATCACCGACACCTGGCGAGTGACAGATTCAGGTAAGTTCACCGAAACTGTGCCGGTAATCGATGAGTCAACTGGGCACCTCGTATCACGGGAAGTCGAGCGAGAATGTGAAGTCGATATCGCACTGCGTTGGGGCACCGGCTACGAAACTGAGATACAAAGCTTCGTCAACATCATCGCAACCCCAAAGGGCGGTACACACCTTGCTGGGTTTGAGCAGGGACTTACGAAGTTCTTCCGTAAACAGATAGAGCAGAATTCTCGCAAGCTCAAGGCAGGCAGCGACAGGCCGGATAAGGATGACATTCTTACCGGACTTACCGCGATCGTCACAGTACGGGTTCCCGAACCACAGTTTGAGGGGCAAACTAAGGAAGTTCTCGGCACTGCCGCAGTCCGTCAAATTGTCTCTAAAGCAGTGACAAGTGCACTGAACGCAAAGTTCGAGTCCGCGAAAAAGCACGACAAGCTGCAAACCGGTGCGCTGCTCGAGAAGATGGTCTCGGAGATGAAGTCACGCATAGCGATGCGTGCTCAACGAGATACCGCTAGGCGCAAGAGCACACTTGAAAACTCATCGCTGCCCGCAAAGCTCATTGACTGCCGCTCGAAAGATGTCGCGAACTCAGAGTTATTCATCGTTGAGGGTGACAGTGCGCTCGGAACTGCACGACCCGCTCGCGACAGTGAATATCAGGCTCTTCTGCCGATTCGAGGAAAGATCCTAAACGTGCAGAAGGCATCGCTTGCTGAGATGCTTTCGAACACTGAGTGTGGAGCGATCATTAAAGTTATTGGGGCGGGATCTGGGCGAGATTTTGACCTCGAACTCGCGCGATACGGCAAAGTCATTCTCATGAGTGACGCAGATGTTGACGGTGCACATATTCGTACACTCTTGCTCACACTCTTTTTCCGCTATATGCGACCCATGCTGGAGGCTGGCCGCGTATATGCAGCGGTTCCTCCGTTGCACCGAGTTGTTGTGCAGAACGCTGGGCGCAAACCGAACGACATTATCTACACGTACAGTGAGCGGGAGCTGCAAGAAGTTCTGAAGAACCTGCACAAGCGCGGCAAAAAGTATGTTGAACCAATTCAGCGCTATAAAGGCCTCGGAGAGATGGATGCAGATCAGCTCGCTGAGACGACAATGGATCGCGAGCACCGTACACTCCGGCGTGTAAGGCTTGAAGACGCCCATGCCGCCTCGCAGGTTTTCGAGTTGCTCATGGGGAATGAGGTCGCTCCGCGCAAGGAGTTCATTATTGAGAACGCGGACGATCTCGACAGAGAGCGAATCGACGCCTAA